One Lepisosteus oculatus isolate fLepOcu1 chromosome 4, fLepOcu1.hap2, whole genome shotgun sequence genomic window, TGGTAAAAGGTAGAGGAGTTTTTAAGCACATCAAGAGTGTACAGTATAAGTGTCTCAAATGCAGGTATCAAGCATTGGCCATTGCAAAACAATGTGACTGAATAGTACTTACAATTGTAAGTAGATTACTATAGACCACCCCATAACCAGATCCCTTCCTCCCAAATTCTGAAAAAGTCCCAGACCATGACAGTAGAAGGCAGGTGAAATATTGTCGATCAGAAATAGAGCCCCAGAGCGGCACAAAAGTAGACAAAGAGACCAACTTTAGCAGCAGCCACGGCAGCTGGTGACAGACCACAAAAGAAAGGTAGCAAAAATTGCAAACCAACAAGAGTGGAAGCCACATTGCCCACaagagatgaacagagacaTTTAGAAGTCAAAAACAGCCATGAAAAGACCAAATGTCGCCATAGATATGTAAAAgctgaaatgaagaaaaaaaaacacttctgtgaaaaacaacagcacagTCCATCTCAGCGGCCCCTCTCAATGGCTCCAGAAatcaaataaagaaaattacaaaaaaggaacaaaataaaGTGGGGGAGAACCTGGAAGTGAAGTACAACCAAATTTGCCCAACATCTGACAGGGCCAAGTGAAAGGCAAAGTGGACTCTTCTCACTCAGTTCACTTTCATAGCTATTTTGAACAAAATAACAGTGTGGCATGTTACAGTGGAAAATGGATTTCCCATGATAGGCTGATTgactgcatgctgaaaagagaagaaaagaaacaacgtttcggctgtgtaGAAcactcgaagaaggctccacatccgaaacattgtgtttcttttcttctcttttcaacatggaataaacctttacttgttcctctgaaGCCTATGAATACCTATGTAGCCTATGATCCAGCTACCTACTGATTGACTGCATGGTGAGCACAGAAATCTGTGTTGTCGTGCTGGTCAAGCAGTCAGTCAGCATCCCTGGGAATGATCATTTCATGACCTTATAATTAGGTCCTGGCTGTAGCTGGGATGCCACActatcttatatactgtactaggcACTGCAGACAAGAATatgcttgtactgtatttgtgtctCCCTAACACAAACgcagattaaaaacaaacacacaccagaTCACATGATTACTCTGAGTAACATACACACGCAAGACCGAACTTACTCTTAATGCTCTTTGGATGAGGAACCTGGCCAGAAAGCTGTCATGGTATGGTTCCACCTTCAATGTCTGAAAAGGGGAAAGACAGTGTTATGACTTCTACATCTCTGGGAGACAGCAGGAGTGGCAGCTGCTGtctttttcatttccatttctttggaggaaaattttttaatgaaaccatATTACACAAATTATCACACACATAACTTGATTCAATTTAGCCcacttaattaaaaatggaaaaacagtcCTGCAACCTCTGAAATTGTCATTTATCAACTAAGGACAAAGGCGTAGATTAAAGcattattaatttatcaatCCCGTTGCTTCTGTTGAAAAGCTGtggtaaagataaaaaaaaattctaagaaCCTTCAAGCAGCTTATTCGTTGAAAAGAACTAGAAAAATGTAATAtctcaaaaatattaaaacactttGTAAAACCTTCATCTAAGGTGCATTTTGTCACTTTTTTTGCTGAATCAATTGAAATAGAACAGGAATGCAACTTGATGAAAAATATAGATGAGCAATATGGCACATATTGTTCTTTATGAGCTCCTGATTCGATGGAACAGTCTGAGACaagtttgacatacagtacatacagtataaatttgCCTACCAAAGCTACAGATCTTTTGCCATCAAGCTGAAATAATACCTTCTATTCTGGTCCTCACTTCCAGGTTTTATTGCCCCTTGTTTTGCTTAATAGACCTCTTCATtgaactactttatttttttaattcttaatttaatGAAATATGACAATTTAGTCCCATTAAGTTCCCGTTAATAATGATGACCTGGAGAATACCAATCTATACAGCAGGGCATTTGCTGGAGCAATTTGGGTGACGTTTCGTGCTCAAATTTACCACAGCAGCATCCCACCCCAGTTTCAAGCCCATGATCTTTCTTCACAGAACCCTAAATCATTACTCTGCATCGCTACCCGGTGTGATGTTCTGCACTTCTTCATTTGATCTGTGCTTCACAAAATTTGCCATTTGGAAGTCGCTTATGAATCACTTAAGGTAAAATTAGAACTTTGTACAGTCGCAGGGTTGAAAACAATTCATAAGTAATATTCATGAAGTATTTGTTGGATCTGGGGTTCAATTCAATAATGAAGAactcagctggaacaaaaaccaagaGACACTGGGCTCTTGGGATGCCCTGCtcttgattaaataaaaccacagAAATTATATGCAAAACAACATGTCCTTTTGTTTTCTCAAGAACCCATAGACCTCTAATCACAAATTCTTCTTGAAAACAAAAGGGTTCTTCACACATGTCTTCTGACtgtgggagaacatacaaactgcatgcagatagcaccccaggtccagaactggacCCAGGGCCcgagcactgtgaggcagcaatgctaacaactgtgtcactgtgccGCTCCTCAGGACAACGTTATGATAGTCTTAATTGTTTAAGTGCTTACCACATGGTGTAAAACCTCCAGTTATAATGGGATTATAATTAAtactggccagcagccatatcaccctgcagctcacttctggcagcccactgcagctaagcaggtgtgagcctggtcagtacccggatgaggtcGAGAGAGTGGGACTGCCCCCAGTGCAACAGCTTTCCCACTTCAAAACGCTCTCCTGCACAGGTTTCTTCATGCAGCTCATCTTCCAAAACAGATGAGCTGCACAAAGTATAGCTGTCATCGACGGACAACCATCACCATCATAATTACTACCATAAGGATTATTATAATATACTATTAGGAAGTCTTGTTTGAATCAAAATACAAATAGCTATGTACTTTGTTACTTTACTTCAGAATTAGATACGTTATAATTATATCTTAGCTTTGGTTacatagtacatactgtaagtacaaatGCACAAAAACACTTTAGAGCATCCTACAGTATGCTGAATGTACCagaaaattaacaaaacaaatattcagGGATTATAAAAATCAGATGAGTGTCATTAAAAACCTTTTAATGATATGCATCTAAAAATACTGCaagacattttttataaaaagaaaatatgaataaccaataaaataaaacccaCTGAATTATTTCCATAGTCACATTCTCCTAATGCATGTTTATGCTTTTGTTAATATTGCTCTATTCTGTTCAAGGCAAAATTCTATCATACTCTTTTGACACCAGAGATAAGAAGCTCCTAAAGGTATTTGTGATTTCTGCAGTGAAGTTTTTCTGATTGAGGGCTGAAGCTGTAGTGAAGAGCTCAACATCTCTGCCAGACATTCGTATTCGGCACTGTCAGAGTGTTACCAGCAGAAAGGAAATAATGTAATGTCTGTCAGGCTGAAAAAAATGGCTTCTATAATAGatgaatataaaaattgcaATAATCTTTCAAAAGTTTATGATGAAACCAATAAAGAACAGGTTTGTTGCCATGGGATATTCAAGAATTGAAAACTTTATGTTGTGCATGTTAATCACAAAGCAAACGTGCTGAAATCAAACCACAGAAATTATATGCAATACAAGATTaacttttttcttaaaaaacttTTTCCTACAAGTTGTGGAGAAAACTCCACCGGCACtgaaatttaacaataaataaatagttCTGTACATTCGGACAGCCCTTGAATATTAATGTATGATTTACAAGAGAAACAATGAGGGGGATGTGAAACGCAGACAGATACCAGAACCAAGCATTCCTGGGAGTCAAAACATTATCCAGAAAAGGTCAGAGATCAGATATGAGGAGACAGAAAATTACCAGACATGGACCTCATTgccttatttactgtacctcAAGAAATATAGCTTTAGGaaaaacaagtaaacaagtagagtactgtatgtaagctatctaattttaaaaagtttatgtTCGGAGGTAGTTTACTGAATAGTTATCACTCCAAGGGAAGCTTGGGCAAGGGGTGTGTGAGATGCCTCTACAGCAGCTGCAGTGCATAAAGTTGAAGAGTTTCCAAATTCCTGTGTCTTGAGAGTTATCTTCCCCACTACACCCTTTTCATCCCTAAGGGTGAAAGCACCCACCACAGAAATGCAGCCAGCCCCCACCCCCCAAGTGACATGTGGTAACTATTACACACAAGCAGCTCCACTACAGGTTGTGGAGAGACGAAACTGCTTTACTAACTGAATTAAGAAGGAACTTTAAGTAGGCTGTATTGTGCAAGCCAAGAGTGAAATTCATACAAGACATTAAGGATCTCATCCCTACTGAAGGAACTTATGACTGTTACGatttaacaattaggtcctcagaaactattttactgttttgtacACTCCCGGATCAAGGTCAAGGTTTCttcaaggtctcttaagtggaggtgtaactctacgtgtgatttagcaacatgaaagggaatagggTCTTAGCTGATAagggtcttggttaactgccccTAGCTGCCAACTTTTTGACCttacatgattaaaaaacagctACTGACCAATCATAAATGCATGTTTTTGTATGAAAATTTTGTTCATCTTCAAGAGCCTCATCAAAACATCAAAGCCTATTGCTGTTCTTaggaaagtgagtgagagaTGAGGTTAACCTGTTAACTTTGTCTGTCCTCCTTTATTTATGACAGTAAAGAAATATCCAGCTTGGTTTACTGTAAAGTGGTTTACTGAGAATAGGGTCTAACACTACATCTCATGAAGTGCCTTGAGATCTTTCAAGACACAGAAGTCAAGACCTCAGCTTAACATCTCAAACAAATGATGGCACATCCTACAAGACAGCACAGTACACAGTTAATGggcttttaatattttcaagAACCCTTGATTTATGTCTTCCAACATAGCTGTAGAATGCACTGATCCTTACATGATCATGAAACCTATAGCATTAGATGCAGACCTGTTTGGTTTACAAAACATATGTGAACCGCCAATATGTAGTGTTGTATTATCTAATCGATCATACTAATCAGTCCAGTCCAATTGTCAAGACCTCCTCATCAGTGAAATAATATACTCCTCTAAAATTCGTACGGATAAAAGGATCCCAATTTCATACTACAAAATACAGATCTATCAAGAATAAATGTCATCTTAAAATGTCTAAAGGGTTCAATATTAGGCCACCAGAACAGAATTCTTCTCTTTCTGCACAAGGAAGGATTAAGCATTGTGTGAAAAGAACAGAAGCATTTTCCTCAGCAGTGAATATCCATACATATAAAAGCTTGGGTTCTTTACACGCTGTCTTTGAGCCTTTACAATAATGAAGTCAGCCAAGTCAGGATTGGCTGTTGTAAAATAAGTCAAATACAAAGGAAAAGCATTAACCTGTACGAGCTGGAGCAGGTATCTCAGGAGCTCATTGTTTGTCAgtctctccagcttcttaaTTGCCATTCGCCTGACCTCCTCATCAGCGTATTTAATGCTGAGCAGTTCCAGAGCAACGGAGATATCCAGATCATGTGGGTCCCAATTGTTCAGAAGCCAGTGGATGTCCCGTACTGTGTCAGGATCACACCAGTTAATGGTACTCAGGAACTGCAGCAGATGGGACCCATACTGAGAACTTTCCTCCCTAAACCGCTGGAGAATGCCTTTGTGTGACACAGCTGAAGGTTTTGAAGAAACATCATCTTTTGTCAGAGAGGATGATACTGATGACGAGGAAGAAGGAGGTGAGTCCCGACTATGTGGTAGGACAACAGGGAAACTGTATTTGTCTAATATGATGGTGATAGCCATGGAGTTAACCAGGTCTGGATTGGTTGTGGAAGAAAGCTTGTCAGCTTCAAAGGTAAACATTTCCTCTTCTTGTTCAGGAAATGGCCACATGTGGAGAGTGTGTTGCCCTTGTCTGAGGAGACACCTGTGGTCAATTAGCAAGAGGTTCACAAAGTACAAAGCCTTTTCCTTGCCCTTTGGATAGTCTGACAACTTTCCTCCCGCTGGGGGTGACTTATTTTCCTTCGTCGAATTGCCATCGATATAAATTCCATTGATGCTGAACCCCAGTTTTGAACCTCGTGGCAGGTTTTTAAGTAGCATATCAAACTCCAACCACACATTCCAAAGAACTTCATCCTCAAAAGCCTTGGGCACAGACCGGACTGATGACACCACGTTCTTCCCATGAAGGATGAAAGCTTCGACGTAAACGTACTGAGGAGCTTTACTGGGAAACTGAGGGATGTCAAATCCAAGCAACTTTACTCTGAAATTCCTATTGCAATCCCAGAGGGAGATCATCAGGATGTCATCAACTTCTTTGTTGGCCAGAGTGAGATCCCTGTGACTATTGAAAAGCCCAGTGACGCTGTCCACTAATGGCCAGTCCTCTATTCTAACCTCATCCTCTTGGAATGAAAGCACTGGGAGCACAGACAGATGAATTCCCTCTTTGGTTTTAAGGCACTGCCGAACCCAGAGAAAATCAGCCAGTGCCCACTCTCCGGTTAAGAATTCTTCTCTCCCGCAAACCTTAAGCGTCAAGTCAGAGGCTGCATATTCCATAGCCGAACCTCTGTCAGACATCTTCTGCATAAACATTTCAATCAGAGCAGAAGGCCGTTCCTTAAGGTCTGCCTTCACACTCAAGCTCACTCCATTGTAATGGAAAGTAATGGGTATCCTACTGTTAAGCATGGTCTGCTGGTCTTTTGGGAGAGGAACTGAAGCAGTCCAAGGCTCAGTGACATATTCCCTGGGGTTACGGTTACAGAGTTCTATCTTGCGAGGAGATGCAAATTTCCTTCGGGCAAAACTCAACTCATCCAAGCGATCAACAACAGTCTTGTTGAGGTCATGTCCGATCAAGTAGGCAAGGTTACTATGGAAGGTTTTGCCTTGCTCTTTACCTTCAGAAGTGGGTTTCACAAAAATTTTACCCATTTTTATACCTTGTTGGTGCCAGTATCTGACCGCCTCTAAGGTCCTCAGGATCTGATAGTCGTCGTAAATTTCACACCAGTCTGGTCCTCTTGTGTAAAGGAGTTGGTAGCACTCAGGGTCGAGGACATGGCAGATGTCTGGGTGATGCCCTTTCTCCTGTGCCTGTACGCAAATGTGAAGTCGGAGTTGGCGCACATTCTCTTGAGCTGGCAGTTGCACGATGAGAACCTCATTGGAGACATTAATTCCTCTCTTTGTTGGCAAAACACAGGCAAAAGTCAGGATGTTATCTGGGACAGAGGCTTGTGGGGAGACTGCCTCAAAAGCAGAACCATTTTCATCTGCAAGATCCAGTGTTCGCTGCATTTCAACGTCTGGATGAAAGGTTAGCCCTGGAAACCGTTCCTGGAAGAGTGAAAGACCACAAACTTTATCTGAGTTCCTTATATACTTTGTTTTCTGCCTCTCTGAATTGTTTAGAGCTAAAGGGAGTCGTGaagagaaacaaatatttttacaaccattttttagAGAATTTAAAAACGATTTAAGTTCCGTGATAAGAAATGAAAATACCATATGTAAATATCTTAAACAAACATAAACAGACAGGGtctgttttgaattttttttttagttgtatcGGGGAAAAGTATGGtttcaaacattttccaaatttAAGATCCTTTTGTGTCCGTTTGAAGTAGACTCATGAACAGCTACATGAAAGATATTGTATGCAATGTCCTGTGTGCATGGAGCTTGATTTGTACATGCATagataattaaaaatgatatgAACTATTTCCCACATGAACAGCTTCTAAGAGCCTATTAGAATAATTCAATAAAGGAGAAGCTATTTCTGCACTGTATTATAGAATGTTCCCTGTTCTTTGTGAATTAGACCTTATTGACCAGATTTTCTCAATGTACTACATAACAAATACACAATTTCAGATGATTGAAATACAAAACCAATTACATTAAGTTGCATTTTATGGAAGCATTTCTTCTGTTATTCCAGTTTTTAGGTATTGAAGCCCCAAACTCTGAAGGTAACTCGATAAATGCTTGAAAGTGTAGTTGATAGTGAAAGGATTTTGTAAAAGTGTCCTATTGTAATttactaaaaataatatatacatacagtataggatcATCAACATTAAGCAATTCATAGTTATCTAAAAGTGCTTATCTATATTTGGACTTCAGTCATCAGGACTGAACACATTAACCATATTGTAATAAAGCTCGATACAGTATTTTagttcaaaaaatatttttgtaacacAACCACACTTAATATTGCACAGTATCTTCCATTGAATAATTTAATTCACATAGTATAAGATCCATAATTGATagatattattatactgtaattcttCTATAATCATTaaagaatgattaaaaaaattaaacaaatcttAATTCTGAATTATTCCAAATAAATGCCTTGTTACAttgcaaaaataatacatttgtaaATTTATAGAAATTAGACTATGAAATTTGTGGTTATTCTTTTGTGTGATCCTAATTTTTCGGGCAACAGGCTTACCTTGCAAAATGTAGTTTCCTAATGCCTTTTCTGTGGCCCAACTGAGTGGAAGTACAGTACCAGTCAGCTGATCCATTCTTGTTTGCCACTCACAccgagttttttttaacttcctcaaTCCCTAGTAAATTATTACCTGAAAGACTAGttcaacagaagaaaaataactcCCTActtcctttattttatattgcgtAAAGGTTAATGTCAATGCCATTGTACAATATACTATGTGAGGGCTTGAGAGCTACACAGAATATagcttcaaatacaaaagctGCAATGATCCTTTTTTGTAGCACAGTTTTATAAGGTCATAGAATACAAGATTTTTAGGACTTCACACTTTTGTTGATTCAGGGCCATTCAGAAATAGCATCCAATACACAGGTACTGTGTATTTGCAGACATATGTATTTAGACAGAGAAAAAACCACAAAGGAAGTAATCTCTAAACTTGTAACTGTAATTGCAACTAACCTATCCCATGATTAAGAGAAGTAGAGATGcagctttaaaagaaaagaataaaaaagaaacatcctGTATTAAACTAAATGTTAATTATTAACAACTATGtttaaaagttaatttaattaattgatttagttaattaatttaatttaactgtTGTTGTACAATACATAATCAATGAAAATACTGTGAAACTGTGAAATCTAAAAAGTTAAGAAAATATCTCAAATCATCAGCAATACAATTTAACAACGAAGAAAGTGGCAGAAAAATAGTTAAGTAATTTTGGTACAACCAAAGAGTGTTGCATTGTCAGTTATCAACAAACACATGATAGAATCTACTTCAACTAATTCCAAGTGTGGGAGACCAGTCAAGGCCACATAACGTGAAAGAACTGTTTTAGCAGCTCAGCAAAATCCTCAGATTACAGCAGAACATTGCACACAATAACAGAAAGAATATTGACTAGAAATTCAAGGGAATAATTCAAAGAGAACTTAATGAGTTGACTATCAATAGGTGAAAATGAAGACGTAAAACCTGTAATGTCCTTTTTCCATGCCCCCAAAAACTACTCCACCATTTTGTGCTGAGTTACAGACCCTGATTCTCCTCTGATCTAAATGGAGGCTTACTTGTCCATCAAGAGGAGCAGGGGGTGGAGCTTAAGATATCTAACATGGCTGTCATAATGTAGTAGTTATTAGTTGTTTTGTAAAATCTGGTTTGTGAGCTGATTCAGCTGGATTTATCTCAGTCTTATTCCTACTAAAACCATTAGTGAGGAATTCtctagaaaacaagaaaatacttttgctattttttgttaatattttgtcCACTTcgtttgtaaatattgtataatTTGTGAGATGGCTACTGTTTCTACCTTTCTTCTGTCACTAGTAACTGTTGAATCGCAGGAGGATCAGTGAGTAATGCAGAATACAGTATCTAGAAACTGTGTAGTCACATTGCCCAGAGTTGCAGAGCTTATTAGGTGATTGTATTCCAGCAGGATCTACTGTAGCAGGAACCATAAGCGTTCTGCACAGTCTACAAAAAGTTTTGGGAAAAAGGGTAAGATTGCAGTTGGCCAGGCCATCTCAGTCCCCACAGTACAGTTGAATCATACCAATATGTTGTGGTTTGCTTTAAAAGCTGCTTTTGAAAAGAGGAAACCAAACTTAAATGCCGATCTCAATGAGGAACGGGAAAAGTCATCTCACAAAGGATGCTAGTAACTGCcttcaaaatgcaaaaatgaatgGCAAACTAAAGGAAGCAAAAGGTGAGCATAATGTCCTCaatgtacaataaaaaaaaaattcatgtCATTTTTTCAATTCACACATGTTATGTATGTAATACTTTCTATCCAACCCAATCTCTGATTTTCTATCTAACCGTAGAACAAGTAAGTGATTGCTtttcagttgttctttctcaagTTTTTAACAATTCAAAATAGTTTGTGTCAAATACTGCTAATGTTCCCATTTCCTGTCATTTGTGACTCGGGAAGATTTTTAATAATGAGAATAGTGAGACAGCAAATTAAACATTCTGAAGAGAACATATACTTCTTTGTAaagaattgaaagaaaatgtgtcCTTTAGGTTATTTTCATCCATGAAAAATGAAGCAAAATAAGTGGATTAGGTACCAAATACTGCAAATATTATACCTGAAAAGAAGCTGAGTAGAAAAAAGTGTATTCGTGTATATGTCCTCTCATTTATATGATCAAGCTGTGAACAAAGCGATGACTCAGCTAATAATGAAGGatccagtgatttttttttaattcaaagataACTGAGAAACCAAATCAttctaaaacagaaaatcaaCAAATGAATTTATTTACACTTCTAAAGAGGCTTTTAATTTCGATGTCTTCAacacaatttgttttctttccacaTATATAATAAACACACTGGCTTTGACTTACTGTATAACTATTTTTGGTTCACTGGTGGGATTTTTGTgctgctgcagaaaaaaaaatgattcactTGTAAAACAGATGTAAACAAACCCATCAGAAAAATGGAACAACATACCTATATGGAGTACAGTGTTGTGTTTAGTTAGCTTTTGTTGGTATTCTTCCAAGAAGAATAGATTTGCCTTTCCATCGTTAGAATACGGTGTGCacacagaagaaataaaaaaaaaacaataacaaaaaaatcacGTTGAAACTATTTTCACCATgcagtttttttctatttttttcccaaGGTATTCCATCATGGATGGATTATTTCTCTGACCCTTATTTCAGCTATATGCACACCTACATTCACAGATTGCTTTCCCCAGAGCTTTCAAGTAAAAGGAACATGCGGGGATCCAGATGGCAAAATTCAATGCACAGGCAAGGATCTGAGTCTGAGGAGAGAAgctggcagacacacagacaacatGAGCCAATGTGGGATATattgtgcaaaaaaaatgaGAAGGGACCCTCTTGGCTTTAACCCCTAAAA contains:
- the LOC102699081 gene encoding phosphatidylinositol 4,5-bisphosphate 3-kinase catalytic subunit gamma isoform, coding for MQRTLDLADENGSAFEAVSPQASVPDNILTFACVLPTKRGINVSNEVLIVQLPAQENVRQLRLHICVQAQEKGHHPDICHVLDPECYQLLYTRGPDWCEIYDDYQILRTLEAVRYWHQQGIKMGKIFVKPTSEGKEQGKTFHSNLAYLIGHDLNKTVVDRLDELSFARRKFASPRKIELCNRNPREYVTEPWTASVPLPKDQQTMLNSRIPITFHYNGVSLSVKADLKERPSALIEMFMQKMSDRGSAMEYAASDLTLKVCGREEFLTGEWALADFLWVRQCLKTKEGIHLSVLPVLSFQEDEVRIEDWPLVDSVTGLFNSHRDLTLANKEVDDILMISLWDCNRNFRVKLLGFDIPQFPSKAPQYVYVEAFILHGKNVVSSVRSVPKAFEDEVLWNVWLEFDMLLKNLPRGSKLGFSINGIYIDGNSTKENKSPPAGGKLSDYPKGKEKALYFVNLLLIDHRCLLRQGQHTLHMWPFPEQEEEMFTFEADKLSSTTNPDLVNSMAITIILDKYSFPVVLPHSRDSPPSSSSSVSSSLTKDDVSSKPSAVSHKGILQRFREESSQYGSHLLQFLSTINWCDPDTVRDIHWLLNNWDPHDLDISVALELLSIKYADEEVRRMAIKKLERLTNNELLRYLLQLVQTLKVEPYHDSFLARFLIQRALRSKRVGHYFFWYMRSEVTGSLYFRDRFAVILEAYLMGCGQAMLDGFLKQAQMVDCLHKVATDIKKVFSEKSDLPPNAALILQDMLRSHVLPQNFQVPYDPRIIAGQIVIQLEKCKVMASKKKPLWLEFTCWTSEESPNHTVGIIFKHGDDLRQDMLVIQTLLIMDSIWQEKSLDLNLVPYGCISTGYNIGMIEIVRDATTIATIQRNKGGTTGAFKNDALLEWLKGKCEREETLYQAMERFVTSCAGYCVATYVLGIGDRHNDNIMITEQGNLFHIDFGHILGNTKRFLGVNRERVPFVLTPDFLYVMGRVNKKSSLYFMRFRDTCIRAYLELRSHSSLLVTLFSLMTVTGIPELCCSEDIRYLTEALQVGRNEESARDHFLQQINICEQLGWTVQANWWIHLLVGIKQA